A single genomic interval of Zingiber officinale cultivar Zhangliang chromosome 4A, Zo_v1.1, whole genome shotgun sequence harbors:
- the LOC121970998 gene encoding 40S ribosomal protein S17-like translates to MGRVRTKTVKKSSRQVIERYYSRMTLDFHTNKKILEEVAIIPSKRLRNKIAGFSTHLMRRIQRGPVRGISLKLQEEERERRMDFVPDESAIKVDRIEVDKETLDMLASLGMPDLPGVEKQAEASAPPTFPSRPGGGYGRRL, encoded by the coding sequence ATGGGTCGCGTCCGGACTAAGACGGTGAAGAAGTCCTCCCGACAAGTCATCGAGCGCTATTACTCGAGGATGACCCTCGACTTCCACACCAACAAGAAGATCCTGGAGGAGGTCGCCATCATCCCCTCGAAGCGGCTCCGCAACAAGATCGCCGGGTTCAGCACCCACCTCATGCGCCGGATCCAGCGCGGCCCCGTCCGCGGCATCTCCCTGAAGCTCCAGGAGGAGGAGCGCGAGCGCCGCATGGATTTCGTGCCCGACGAGTCCGCCATCAAGGTCGACCGCATCGAAGTCGACAAGGAGACCCTCGACATGCTCGCGTCGCTCGGCATGCCCGACCTCCCCGGCGTCGAGAAGCAGGCCGAGGCCTCCGCGCCGCCTACCTTCCCGTCTCGCCCTGGCGGTGGCTATGGCCGCAGACTATGA
- the LOC121970996 gene encoding protein TRANSPARENT TESTA GLABRA 1-like has protein sequence METSTQESPVSANVFTFDSPHPVYAMAFSPSSASPRLALGSFVEDYSNRVEVVGFDEDALAFRPDPALSFDHPYPPTKLMFHPLSLPLLASVCDSLRLWGLGPDSTELRSVLDNGKSSGYCAPLTSFDWNDVEPRRVGTSSIDTTCTIWDVDRGAIETQLIAHDKEVYDIAWGEAGVFASVSADGSVRMFDLRDKEHSTIVYESPRPDTPLLRLAWNKVDRCYMAVTTMDSNRVVVLDIRSPAAPVAELQRHRASVNAVAWAPHAARHICSAADDGEALIWELPAPVTVSGSSAAATTAVASEGIDPVLVYSAGAEINQLQWSSAHPDWIGIAFSNKVQLLRV, from the coding sequence ATGGAAACCTCGACACAAGAATCGCCTGTCAGCGCCAACGTCTTCACGTTCGACTCCCCCCACCCCGTCTACGCCATGGCGTTCTCGCCTTCCTCCGCCTCCCCCCGGCTCGCCCTCGGTTCCTTCGTCGAGGACTATTCCAACCGCGTCGAGGTGGTCGGCTTCGACGAGGACGCTCTCGCCTTCCGGCCCGATCCTGCCCTCTCCTTTGACCATCCCTACCCTCCCACCAAGCTCATGTTCCACCCCCTCTCCCTCCCCCTACTCGCCTCGGTCTGCGACTCCCTCCGCCTATGGGGCCTCGGACCCGACTCCACCGAACTCCGATCTGTCCTCGACAATGGCAAGTCCAGCGGTTACTGCGCCCCCCTTACCTCCTTCGACTGGAACGACGTCGAGCCCCGCCGCGTCGGCACCTCCTCCATCGACACCACTTGCACCATCTGGGACGTCGATCGCGGCGCCATCGAGACGCAGCTTATCGCCCACGACAAGGAGGTATACGACATCGCCTGGGGCGAGGCCGGCGTCTTCGCTTCCGTGTCGGCTGACGGATCCGTCCGCATGTTCGACCTCCGCGACAAGGAGCACTCCACGATCGTCTACGAGAGCCCTCGCCCCGACACCCCTCTTCTCCGCCTCGCGTGGAACAAGGTCGACCGCTGCTACATGGCCGTCACCACCATGGACAGCAACCGCGTCGTCGTGCTCGACATCCGCTCCCCGGCAGCCCCCGTTGCCGAGTTGCAGAGGCACCGCGCCAGCGTCAACGCCGTCGCGTGGGCCCCGCACGCCGCGCGGCATATTTGCTCAGCGGCGGACGATGGCGAAGCCCTAATTTGGGAATTGCCGGCTCCCGTTACCGTGTCTGGTTCCTCGGCAGCCGCGACGACCGCAGTGGCGTCGGAAGGGATAGATCCTGTCCTAGTCTACTCGGCAGGTGCTGAAATCAACCAACTGCAATGGTCTTCTGCACATCCTGATTGGATCGGTATCGCCTTCTCCAACAAGGTGCAGCTGCTTAGGGTTTGA
- the LOC121970997 gene encoding uncharacterized protein SYNPCC7002_A1590-like, producing the protein MNIIAFVNDAVRLPRQSLIRCLLSSVGVLSNPGSSNLRRAHRHHHKPSPSLKQHSELRRPHRPSMALHYASAPPRLGSATVAAPARRVRSTASVLASASASIPKARFAAKRIESATVQQLQRPLAEYMTLPASQYSVLDAERIERIDDKTFRCYVYRLKFFSFEVCPVLVVRVDEEPNGCCIRLLSCKLEGSPLVEAQNEKFSASMVNRISCSDGLHNSTFQKLTTDTDIEVTIDIPFAFRMLPVEVFESTGRQVLEQLLRAMLPRFLAQLIKDYQAWASGDTSRQPLGTGQI; encoded by the exons ATGAATATAATCGCCTTCGTCAACGACGCGGTGCGATTACCGCGGCAATCCCTAATCCGCTGCTTACTGTCGAGTGTCGGCGTCTTATCCAACCCGGGCTCTTCGAACCTGCGACGCGCGCATCGCCACCACCACAAACCATCGCCTTCTCTCAAGCAGCACTCCGAACTCCGAAGGCCGCATCGACCATCCATGGCGCTCCATTACGCGTCCGCTCCGCCGCGACTTGGCTCCGCCACCGTCGCCGCGCCAGCTCGCCGCGTCCGCAGCACCGCCTCCGTCCTCGCCTCCGCATCGGCCTCCATCCCCAAAGCCCGCTTCGCCGCCAAGCGCATCGAGTCCGCCACCGTTCAGCAACTCCAGCGCCCTCTGG CGGAGTACATGACCCTGCCGGCGAGCCAGTATTCCGTGCTGGATGCGGAGCGGATTGAGCGCATAGACGATAAAACCTTTCGCTGCTACGTCTACCGCTTGAAATTCTTCTCGTTTGAGGTCTGTCCCGTTCTCGTCGTGCGCGTCGATGAGGAGCCCAACGGATGCTGCATTCGACTGTTGTCCTGCAAG CTGGAGGGTTCGCCGTTGGTGGAAGCGCAGAACGAGAAATTTTCAG CTTCCATGGTGAATAGAATATCCTGCAGTGATGGTTTACACAACTCAACTTTTCAGAAGCTCACCACAGATACAGATATTGAG GTGACTATTGACATCCCTTTTGCTTTTCGAATGTTACCTGTAGAAGTCTTTGAATCAACTGGCAGACAGGTGCTTGAACAGCTATTAAGAGCAATGCTTCCACGATTTTTAGCACAG CTTATTAAAGACTACCAGGCATGGGCATCAGGCGATACATCGAGGCAGCCACTTGGGACAGGCCAAATCTGA
- the LOC121970999 gene encoding AT-rich interactive domain-containing protein 2-like: MAFPGTGSHLDVAEVLRELQSLGFCSGLEASKPEVGCESPSARFDRILSVFWKEVNRRGEIRTLPVMVGAGRLVDLWSLYCLVRGMGGYDRVSADCGWASVAQAIGVDSSCGSAVKLVFVKYLDALERWVQRLSGKNHFGAKVLTGHFKKLNDNDNGGVVTLETSSVGGGIICQRKKQEALEGMLIWARYVARNPNFYCKVEDLAAEENYARVLLARQALLQKVVDQISPEENQEGNMAICGNDIRVISHAARILNVQPQPLGKESNSCHKLIWLSDEEKGEDPVATVETTNDLQHRIQSPHFDNVDDWFSGDRAEIPVSTSSQAELPDWNGQPFVPSNPAEELKWLGTRIWPPEGQENRPSFNDAAIGRGRQDNCECNFPGSVECTRFHIAEKRLQLKLELGRAFHSWGFTSMGEEITLSWAEGERLKFKSVIYCHRSSIAKNLWSQLYLCFPHRKRKSLLSYYFNMFVLERRRYQNRVTHNNIDSDDDESEFCSSNFLGQDRVTVKDFIPVVCDQNNQCIDLDD, encoded by the exons ATGGCTTTCCCGGGCACGGGCTCCCATCTGGACGTCGCGGAGGTCCTTCGCGAGCTTCAAAGCCTCGGCTTCTGCTCCGGTCTCGAGGCTTCCAAGCCGGAGGTTGGCTGCGAGTCGCCGAGCGCGCGCTTCGACCGGATCCTGTCGGTTTTCTGGAAGGAGGTCAATCGGAGAGGAGAGATCCGCACGCTTCCGGTCATGGTTGGCGCCGGCCGGCTCGTCGATTTGTGGAGCCTCTACTGCTTAGTGCGAGGCATGGGCGGCTACGATCGGGTCTCGGCGGACTGCGGTTGGGCGTCGGTTGCGCAGGCGATTGGGGTGGATTCGAGCTGCGGTTCGGCGGTGAAATTGGTGTTCGTTAAGTACTTGGATGCGCTCGAACGGTGGGTTCAGAGATTATCGGGGAAGAATCATTTTGGTGCCAAAGTACTCACAGGACATTTCAAGAAGCTCAATGATAATGATAATGGTGGTGTTGTAACGTTGGAAACAAGCTCAGTTGGTGGAGGAATCATCTGTCAGAGGAAGAAGCAAGAAGCTCTGGAGGGGATGCTTATTTGGGCACGATATGTGGCAAGAAATCCTAATTTCTATTGCAAAGTTGAGGATCTTGCAGCTGAGGAGAACTATGCTCGTGTGCTTCTGGCTAGACAAGCATTACTACAAAAAGTAGTTGATCAAATAAGCCCTGAAGAAAATCAG GAAGGAAACATGGCCATTTGTGGGAATGATATTCGTGTTATTTCACATGCAGCAAGAATCTTAAATGTGCAGCCTCAGCCTCTTGGCAAGGAATCTAATTCTTGTCATAAATTAATATGGCTTTCTGATGAAGAAAAAGGCGAGGATCCGGTGGCTACCGTTGAGACGACCAATGATCTTCAACATCGAATTCAAAGTCCACACTTTGATAATGTAGATGACTGGTTTTCTGGGGATCGGGCAGAGATACCTGTCAGCACATCCTCTCAAGCAGAATTACCAGATTGGAATGGCCAGCCTTTTGTGCCTAGCAATCCTGCTGAAGAACTGAAATGGTTGGGTACACGAATCTGGCCTCCTGAAGGTCAAGAAAATAGACCATCATTTAACGATGCTGCTATTGGAAGAGGTAGACAAGATAATTGCGAGTGCAATTTTCCAGGTTCAGTGGAGTGCACTAGATTTCACATTGCCGAAAAGAGACTTCAACTGAAACTAGAACTGGGTCGGGCTTTCCATTCTTGGGGATTCACAAGTATGGGTGAGGAAATCACACTGTCATGGGCAGAAGGCGAACGACTGAAGTTCAAGTCTGTTATTTATTGCCATCGGTCATCTATTGCTAAAAACCTCTGGAGCCAGCTCTACTTGTGTTTTCCTCATAGAAAGAGGAAAAGCTTACTAAGCTATTATTTCAACATGTTTGTTCTTGAGCGCAGAAGGTACCAGAACCGCGTAACACACAATAACATCGATAGTGACGATGACGAAAGTGAGTTTTGCTCAAGTAATTTTCTCGGTCAAGACAGAGTTACAGTTAAGGACTTCATTCCCGTCGTCTGTGATCAGAATAATCAATGTATTGATTTAGATGACTAG
- the LOC121971001 gene encoding ras-related protein RABF1-like isoform X3: MGCSSSLPGRNTKSLGSLNVENSMATDPKNLRVKLVLLGDSGVGKSCIVLRFVRGQFDSNSKVTVGASFLSQTLALQDSTMVKFEIWDTAGQERYASLAPLYYRGAAVAVVVYDITSEETFRKAKYWVKKHASPGIVMALVGNKADLEENRALSSEDAMEYAEGNGMFFIETSAKTSNNINELFQEIAKRLPRTS; this comes from the exons ATGGGTTGCTCCTCCTCTCTTCCAG GCCGAAACACCAAAAGTCTGGGTAGTTTGAATGTCGAAAACTCGATGGCTACTGACCCCAAAAACTTGCGCGTGAAG TTGGTACTGTTAGGTGATTCTGGTGTGGGTAAAAGCTGCATAGTCCTCCGGTTTGTTCGTGGCCAATTTGACTCTAACTCAAAG GTAACTGTTGGTGCATCCTTCTTATCACAAACACTAGCGCTACAAGATTCTACAATGGTGAAGTTTGAAATATGGGACACGGCTGGCCAAGAAAG GTATGCCTCGTTGGCCCCTCTTTACTACCGTGGAGCTGCCGTTGCTGTTGTGGTATATGATATAACGAGCGAAGAAACATTCAGAAAGGCAAAATATTGGGTCAAG AAGCACGCAAGTCCTGGTATTGTCATGGCATTGGTAGGCAACAAGGCTGATTTGGAAGAAAATAGAGCTCTATCATCCGAG GATGCCATGGAGTATGCAGAGGGGAATGGCATGTTCTTCATCGAGACATCGGCAAAGACATCAAATAATATCAATGAACTTTTTCAG GAGATTGCTAAGAGGCTTCCTCGGACATCTTAA
- the LOC121971001 gene encoding ras-related protein RABF1-like isoform X1, with amino-acid sequence MGCSSSLPGRNTKSLGSLNVENSMATDPKNLRVKLVLLGDSGVGKSCIVLRFVRGQFDSNSKVTVGASFLSQTLALQDSTMVKFEIWDTAGQERYASLAPLYYRGAAVAVVVYDITSEETFRKAKYWVKELQKHASPGIVMALVGNKADLEENRALSSEDAMEYAEGNGMFFIETSAKTSNNINELFQEIAKRLPRTS; translated from the exons ATGGGTTGCTCCTCCTCTCTTCCAG GCCGAAACACCAAAAGTCTGGGTAGTTTGAATGTCGAAAACTCGATGGCTACTGACCCCAAAAACTTGCGCGTGAAG TTGGTACTGTTAGGTGATTCTGGTGTGGGTAAAAGCTGCATAGTCCTCCGGTTTGTTCGTGGCCAATTTGACTCTAACTCAAAG GTAACTGTTGGTGCATCCTTCTTATCACAAACACTAGCGCTACAAGATTCTACAATGGTGAAGTTTGAAATATGGGACACGGCTGGCCAAGAAAG GTATGCCTCGTTGGCCCCTCTTTACTACCGTGGAGCTGCCGTTGCTGTTGTGGTATATGATATAACGAGCGAAGAAACATTCAGAAAGGCAAAATATTGGGTCAAG GAACTTCAGAAGCACGCAAGTCCTGGTATTGTCATGGCATTGGTAGGCAACAAGGCTGATTTGGAAGAAAATAGAGCTCTATCATCCGAG GATGCCATGGAGTATGCAGAGGGGAATGGCATGTTCTTCATCGAGACATCGGCAAAGACATCAAATAATATCAATGAACTTTTTCAG GAGATTGCTAAGAGGCTTCCTCGGACATCTTAA
- the LOC121971001 gene encoding ras-related protein RABF1-like isoform X2 — MMFKRGRNTKSLGSLNVENSMATDPKNLRVKLVLLGDSGVGKSCIVLRFVRGQFDSNSKVTVGASFLSQTLALQDSTMVKFEIWDTAGQERYASLAPLYYRGAAVAVVVYDITSEETFRKAKYWVKELQKHASPGIVMALVGNKADLEENRALSSEDAMEYAEGNGMFFIETSAKTSNNINELFQEIAKRLPRTS, encoded by the exons ATGATGTTCAAGCGTG GCCGAAACACCAAAAGTCTGGGTAGTTTGAATGTCGAAAACTCGATGGCTACTGACCCCAAAAACTTGCGCGTGAAG TTGGTACTGTTAGGTGATTCTGGTGTGGGTAAAAGCTGCATAGTCCTCCGGTTTGTTCGTGGCCAATTTGACTCTAACTCAAAG GTAACTGTTGGTGCATCCTTCTTATCACAAACACTAGCGCTACAAGATTCTACAATGGTGAAGTTTGAAATATGGGACACGGCTGGCCAAGAAAG GTATGCCTCGTTGGCCCCTCTTTACTACCGTGGAGCTGCCGTTGCTGTTGTGGTATATGATATAACGAGCGAAGAAACATTCAGAAAGGCAAAATATTGGGTCAAG GAACTTCAGAAGCACGCAAGTCCTGGTATTGTCATGGCATTGGTAGGCAACAAGGCTGATTTGGAAGAAAATAGAGCTCTATCATCCGAG GATGCCATGGAGTATGCAGAGGGGAATGGCATGTTCTTCATCGAGACATCGGCAAAGACATCAAATAATATCAATGAACTTTTTCAG GAGATTGCTAAGAGGCTTCCTCGGACATCTTAA